Genomic DNA from Myxococcales bacterium:
GCAAAACAATTCGATGGTGCTGCTCAACACCTCGCCGGTGCGCGACTCGCAAATCATTCTTGGCAAGTTCTTCGCGGCGCTGACGTTTCTCGCCTTTTTTCTGCTGCTTACGCTGTATTTGCCGCTGCTCATCAAGGTCAATGGCAAAATCGCATGGGCGCAGATTTGGGTTGGCTATGCTGGGCTCTTGCTGCTCGGCGCCGCGAGCCTCGCGGTGGGCTTATTTGCCAGCTCGCTGGCCAAGCACCAACTCATCGCGCTCGTCATCGGCGCGGCGATCTTGGCGGTGATGGCGTTGCTCTATCCGCTGTCGCAACGCCTCGACGCGCCGCTCGCGACCACCGTGGCGCAGCTCGATATCTTTCGCATGTGGCTGCCGCAGTCGATCACCAGCTTTAAGGACGGCGTGCTCGCGATCAAAGACGTGGTGTACTATGTCGCGCTCACCTACTTCTTTTTGCTCTTGTCCATGAAGACCTTGGAGGCA
This window encodes:
- a CDS encoding ABC transporter permease subunit; this translates as MSATSIIYKRELGAYLRSPLGWIVTSILLLVDGILFQSQALSKSALSAAVLSYFFHLTAIVTMVAALAISIRLIADERQNNSMVLLNTSPVRDSQIILGKFFAALTFLAFFLLLTLYLPLLIKVNGKIAWAQIWVGYAGLLLLGAASLAVGLFASSLAKHQLIALVIGAAILAVMALLYPLSQRLDAPLATTVAQLDIFRMWLPQSITSFKDGVLAIKDVVYYVALTYFFLLLSMKTLEAKRWQ